Proteins from one Malaya genurostris strain Urasoe2022 chromosome 2, Malgen_1.1, whole genome shotgun sequence genomic window:
- the LOC131429606 gene encoding mitochondrial fission process protein 1, with translation MSLSEKDLYRDTPVRYLGYANEVGEAFRPLIKKIFVHASYGVSISYVLADTADKSIKQYEKPVALGGGPRGAAIATGDTLIWQMFASVIIPGYTINRICWVSKKALEKGKVKGPLRKWVPTAIGLLAIPFIIHPIDRGVDFVMDETYRKFVK, from the exons ATGTCTCTCTCGGAAAAGGATCTGTATCGAGATACACCGGTTCGTTATCTCG GATATGCAAATGAGGTAGGCGAAGCGTTCCGGCCGCTTATCAAGAAGATATTTGTTCATGCTAGTTACGGTGTATCGATTAGCTACGTACTAGCAGATACGGCAGATAAATCCATAAAACAATATGAG aaaccagtAGCACTTGGTGGTGGACCTCGTGGAGCAGCGATTGCTACCGGTGATACGTTGATTTGGCAAATGTTTGCTTCAGTCATTATTCCTGGCTATACCATAAATCG AATATGTTGGGTGTCGAAAAAGGCTCTCGAGAAGGGTAAGGTGAAAGGTCCCCTGCGGAAGTGGGTACCGACCGCGATAGGTCTGTTGGCAATTCCATTTATCATTCATCCCATCGATCGTGGAGTGGATTTTGTGATGGACGAAACGTATCGGAAGTTTGTCAAATAG